One Paenibacillus sp. SYP-B4298 genomic window, CGGCATGAACATTTCATCAAAGAATGAATGAGCATCATAGTAATACGGCTGCGACTTTCGAGCTGTCGACATGCCTACCGCCTCCTCCACAAATGACCAACCTACACGATGAATGTAATATTATTTAACAAAAATATTAAATAGGCGATACCAGCATGATTTATTACTTTCAATCATACTGGCATCGCCTATTTATGTCAATAAAATTAACATATAATTCTGATAATTTCGAATATGTAACACTATATGTAACATGTTAACGCTTGCTTATTTTTTCAACTCCTCCAGTTCCTTGCTGACCTTGTCAATCATCTGCACAAACACAGCTAACTCCTCAGAGCTGGCCGCTTGCTTGCGGGCTTGCACACTTGTCTTCTCTGACTCGGAACGTACACTGGACACTTTATGCTCTATCGAGTCAAGACGCTCCTGAATTTCATTTAGCGCTACTCTTGAGTTAGCCGCCAGCTTGCGCACCTCATTGGCCACAACCTCGAATCCTCGTCCATGATCGCCTGCCCGTGCTGCCTCAATCGCCGCATTCAGACCGAGTAGATGCGTCTGATCGGATATCCCCTTGATTAGCGAGCCCATCTCGGCAATCTGCTCAATCTCTCCCTTCAGCTCGCCAAGCAACTGATGTGAACTCTCCTGCGCCTCTGCCGTCGCAACCGCCGTCTGGGCGATGGACTTGGTACTCGTATCGAGCTGTACAATCATTCCCGCGAGCTCCTGGACTGCCGAGGTGACGGCTTCCAGCATCATCTGCTGGTTGTTGGCCAGACCCTGCAGCGCAAGCTGCTCCTCTCTCTGATAAGCTTCCAGCACCAGTTGGGAGTCCAGATTGAACATCTTGCTCACTGTGAACAGAATCCGTTGCCATTCACCGGGCAGCACCCGCGCAAACACCTGGGTCGCAATATCCAGATAGATCATATAGGTACCCAAGTACCAATCTGTCGTCAAGCCGATTCGGGAATGAACTTGTCCAATTCTTACCCGGTTATCTATAAATGCGGAGTCAATCATGCCATCCGTTAGGGATAACCAGTAATCCCTCTGTGTCCCCTTCAGCCGCTCGAGCGTACTGAACCGACCAATCAGCTCGCGCAGATGGGGAACCTGCTCTACCCTTTCATAGAAGCGGTCTACGACCTCAGACACCACCTGCTCAAATACGGGGCGGTAATCTTCCAGCAGCTTTAAATCATCCTCACCAATTCCGGTATATTTCAATTGCTTTTCACGCTCTGGAGTAACATTTATCCTTGACATCACGCATGCCCCCTGGCAACGATAAGATTAAGACTAATAATGGCATTGTGACGCAATGAATGGTATCTGTCAATATTTCATAGCCCAATGAAACACAGCGGAGCATCCCCCTCCGAAGGGCGCTCCGCCGTGTAACAATTCACCTATCGATTAAGCAAGCTGCCTACATATCTTAACAACTCATTCGAGCAGACCGGGCAGTAGCCGTGGTCGTCCATCAGCCGCTTCGTCAC contains:
- a CDS encoding globin-coupled sensor protein; translated protein: MSRINVTPEREKQLKYTGIGEDDLKLLEDYRPVFEQVVSEVVDRFYERVEQVPHLRELIGRFSTLERLKGTQRDYWLSLTDGMIDSAFIDNRVRIGQVHSRIGLTTDWYLGTYMIYLDIATQVFARVLPGEWQRILFTVSKMFNLDSQLVLEAYQREEQLALQGLANNQQMMLEAVTSAVQELAGMIVQLDTSTKSIAQTAVATAEAQESSHQLLGELKGEIEQIAEMGSLIKGISDQTHLLGLNAAIEAARAGDHGRGFEVVANEVRKLAANSRVALNEIQERLDSIEHKVSSVRSESEKTSVQARKQAASSEELAVFVQMIDKVSKELEELKK